A section of the Streptomyces sp. NBC_00178 genome encodes:
- a CDS encoding NADP-dependent oxidoreductase has protein sequence MSSVELPAVSREVRLAAYPVDDVTLEHFEFGESELAAPADGEVVVRNDWMTLGSVARDQMNPGTKLPIPVFQPGVAMWGRTVGTVVASNSDTLAVGDLVEHFSGWREYAVGNAHGFFKRDRSLLPGPEYFLSQGPTAWHGMVGTAAVAEGDTVFVSGATNGVGALAGQIAKLRGAKRVIGSTGSKEKIDFLVEELGFDAAFDYHEGPVAEQLAGLAPDGLDVVFDNVGGEQFEAAVQVAARGARFALCGALSGQHGAGDGGSPRLPLMSAITKDLTLRGFATLHTPDQIEDWNAQFSTWLREERIVFPHTVVEGGVAELPEAFVALLGRKYSGTVLVRMS, from the coding sequence ATGAGCAGCGTCGAACTTCCCGCCGTCAGCAGGGAGGTCCGCCTTGCGGCCTACCCGGTCGACGACGTCACCCTGGAGCACTTCGAGTTCGGCGAGAGCGAGCTGGCCGCGCCCGCTGACGGCGAGGTCGTCGTACGCAACGACTGGATGACGCTCGGCTCGGTGGCCCGCGACCAGATGAACCCCGGCACGAAGCTGCCGATCCCGGTCTTCCAGCCGGGCGTCGCGATGTGGGGCCGCACCGTCGGCACGGTGGTCGCGTCCAACAGCGACACCCTCGCCGTCGGCGATCTCGTGGAGCACTTCTCCGGCTGGCGCGAATACGCGGTCGGCAACGCCCACGGGTTCTTCAAGCGTGACCGCTCCCTCCTGCCGGGCCCGGAGTACTTCCTGTCCCAGGGGCCGACGGCCTGGCACGGAATGGTCGGTACGGCGGCGGTCGCCGAGGGCGACACCGTGTTCGTGTCGGGAGCCACCAACGGTGTCGGCGCGCTGGCCGGGCAGATAGCGAAGCTGCGGGGCGCCAAGCGCGTCATCGGCAGCACCGGGTCCAAGGAGAAGATCGACTTCCTGGTCGAGGAGCTCGGCTTCGACGCCGCGTTCGACTACCACGAGGGGCCGGTGGCCGAGCAGCTCGCCGGACTGGCGCCCGACGGCCTCGACGTGGTCTTCGACAACGTGGGCGGCGAACAGTTCGAGGCCGCGGTCCAGGTCGCGGCCCGCGGGGCGCGGTTCGCGCTGTGCGGTGCCCTGTCCGGGCAGCACGGCGCGGGTGACGGCGGCAGTCCCCGGCTGCCCCTGATGTCCGCCATCACCAAGGACCTGACGCTGCGCGGCTTCGCGACGCTGCACACGCCCGACCAGATCGAGGACTGGAACGCCCAGTTCAGCACCTGGCTGCGCGAGGAGCGCATCGTCTTCCCGCACACGGTCGTCGAGGGCGGGGTCGCGGAGCTGCCGGAGGCGTTCGTGGCGCTGCTCGGCCGGAAGTACAGCGGCACGGTCCTGGTCAGGATGAGCTGA
- a CDS encoding cytochrome P450, which translates to MTARTTGVSEDLPEFPFPGTSYRGPDPIFTQLRAERPVARVRWSGGGHAWLVTRHEDIRSVLDDTRFSRAASYAPDAPTFSGLFQAPPGMIISLDPPDHTRLRVLAEQAFSPARIQGMRPRVRELAGRLLDALDKESDGGPVDLVEGFAAPLAMAVICELLGVPEQDRDQFLTWVRQFADVSGPEELAVEGRENLGAYIAGLVAGKQAEPADDVLSALITARDGEDRLGFEELVGLGYTLLGGGFDSAAGQISNFALTLLDRHTDVWRRLGDHPEDVPAALEELLRTVNLTGNDTSGLPRIATEDVEIGGAVIPAGDAVFLSFASANRDGSVFADPHTADFGRTLNPHLAFGYGIHHCLGAPLARVELAVALEELTGRYPDARLAVPESELLWRAGDVNHNLVSLPVHLRRSTT; encoded by the coding sequence ATGACCGCCCGAACGACCGGGGTGAGTGAAGACCTGCCCGAATTCCCGTTCCCGGGTACGAGTTACCGGGGCCCCGACCCGATCTTCACGCAGTTGCGCGCGGAGCGGCCCGTCGCGCGGGTGCGGTGGAGCGGAGGCGGTCATGCCTGGCTGGTGACCCGCCACGAGGACATCAGGTCGGTACTGGACGACACGCGTTTCAGCCGCGCCGCCTCGTACGCGCCGGACGCCCCCACCTTCAGCGGGCTGTTCCAGGCCCCGCCGGGAATGATCATCTCGCTCGACCCGCCGGACCACACCAGGCTGCGCGTTCTGGCCGAGCAGGCGTTCTCGCCGGCCCGGATCCAGGGGATGCGGCCCCGGGTGCGGGAGCTTGCGGGCCGGCTCCTGGACGCGCTGGACAAGGAGTCGGACGGCGGTCCGGTGGATCTGGTCGAGGGCTTCGCCGCTCCGCTGGCCATGGCCGTCATCTGTGAGCTGCTGGGTGTCCCGGAGCAGGACAGGGACCAGTTCCTCACGTGGGTACGCCAGTTCGCCGATGTGTCGGGTCCCGAGGAGCTGGCCGTCGAGGGCCGCGAGAACCTCGGTGCCTACATCGCCGGACTGGTGGCCGGCAAGCAGGCGGAGCCCGCCGACGATGTGCTCTCCGCCCTGATCACCGCCCGTGACGGCGAGGACCGGCTCGGCTTCGAGGAGCTGGTCGGGCTCGGCTACACGCTGCTGGGCGGCGGTTTCGACTCGGCGGCCGGCCAGATCTCCAACTTCGCCCTGACGCTGCTCGACCGCCACACCGACGTCTGGCGTCGGCTCGGCGATCACCCGGAGGACGTACCGGCGGCGCTGGAGGAGCTCCTGCGTACGGTCAACCTGACCGGCAACGACACCTCGGGGCTGCCGCGGATCGCCACGGAGGACGTGGAGATCGGCGGCGCGGTCATCCCCGCCGGGGACGCCGTGTTCCTCTCCTTCGCCTCCGCCAACCGTGACGGGTCGGTGTTCGCCGACCCCCACACCGCCGACTTCGGCCGGACCCTCAATCCCCACCTCGCGTTCGGGTACGGCATCCACCACTGCCTGGGCGCGCCGCTGGCCCGGGTGGAGCTCGCCGTCGCCCTGGAGGAACTGACCGGCCGCTACCCCGACGCGCGGCTGGCCGTGCCGGAGAGCGAGCTGCTCTGGAGGGCCGGCGATGTGAACCACAACCTGGTCAGCCTCCCCGTCCACCTGAGAAGGAGCACCACATGA
- a CDS encoding epoxide hydrolase family protein: MSTALTPFRVGFPDADLADLGERLARTRWPDKETVGDWSQGVPLAYVQELAEYWRSTYDWRAAEARLNALPQFRTEIDGLGIHFLHVRSRHPQAKPLLLSHGWPGSVVEFLDIISPLTDPEDPADAFHVVCPSLPGFGFSDKPDETGWTVERTAAAWAELMHRLGYERYAAHGTDWGSFLTGILGESDAEHLVGIHLAMPFARPPQEQVELDERDLAGLAALKEFQQHEGAYSVLQATRPQTLGYGLSDSPVGQLAWMIEKYWAWSDHDGDVEKVIPRDRLLDAVTLAWLAGTGTSSARIYWESHNKMALGRVDVPTACSVFPKDARMPRAWCAHRFTDLRRWTDHEQGGHFPALEQPELIVEELRSFFRTLT; this comes from the coding sequence ATGAGCACGGCACTCACGCCTTTCCGCGTCGGGTTCCCCGACGCGGATCTCGCCGACCTCGGCGAGCGGCTGGCCCGGACCCGGTGGCCCGACAAGGAGACGGTCGGTGACTGGTCGCAGGGTGTGCCGCTGGCCTACGTCCAGGAGCTCGCCGAGTACTGGCGGAGCACGTACGACTGGCGGGCGGCCGAGGCGCGGCTGAACGCGCTGCCGCAGTTCCGCACCGAGATCGACGGTCTCGGCATCCACTTCCTGCACGTGCGCTCGCGCCACCCGCAGGCGAAGCCGCTGCTGCTCAGCCACGGCTGGCCCGGATCCGTGGTCGAATTCCTGGACATCATCAGCCCGTTGACGGACCCCGAGGACCCCGCGGACGCCTTCCACGTGGTCTGCCCGTCGCTGCCCGGCTTCGGCTTCAGCGACAAGCCGGACGAGACGGGCTGGACGGTGGAGCGCACCGCGGCCGCCTGGGCCGAGCTGATGCACCGGCTCGGATACGAGCGGTACGCGGCGCACGGCACCGACTGGGGCTCCTTCCTGACCGGGATCCTGGGCGAGAGCGACGCGGAGCACCTGGTGGGCATCCACCTGGCGATGCCCTTCGCCCGGCCGCCGCAGGAACAGGTGGAGCTGGACGAGCGGGATCTGGCCGGCCTGGCCGCGCTCAAGGAGTTCCAGCAGCACGAAGGTGCGTACTCCGTGCTGCAGGCCACCCGTCCGCAGACCCTCGGGTACGGGCTCTCCGACTCGCCCGTCGGCCAGCTGGCCTGGATGATCGAGAAGTACTGGGCTTGGAGCGACCACGACGGCGACGTCGAGAAGGTCATCCCCCGCGACCGGCTGCTGGACGCCGTGACGCTCGCATGGCTGGCCGGCACCGGCACCTCGTCCGCCCGGATCTACTGGGAGAGCCACAACAAGATGGCGCTCGGCCGGGTCGACGTGCCCACGGCCTGCTCCGTCTTCCCCAAGGACGCCCGGATGCCGCGCGCCTGGTGCGCGCACCGCTTCACCGATCTGCGGCGGTGGACCGACCACGAGCAGGGCGGGCACTTCCCCGCCCTGGAGCAGCCGGAGCTGATCGTCGAGGAGCTGCGCTCCTTCTTCCGCACGCTGACCTGA
- a CDS encoding cytochrome P450 has translation MTTSATEPGTAEAETSTFPYKRQCPFTPPKEYAEIVEKDVSQVTLSGSGLRIWTVAGYETIRQLLTDPRVSASRRHDNFPFYFIAPPEYRTETSFIGYDGKAHSDTRRKAALTFTSRQVRRLRPRIEEIVDDHLDKLLAMEPGVDFHHAFSLPVPMTVICELLGIPQDRHEFFIKHGTALLGGHSSTEERQAAIVEVNAYVSDLIQLKKREPGEDLLSRAMADYEASGEEYTDRDLFNMVRLLMNGGHETTASQISLGTACLLENPDQLKLLLDDPSLVKPAVEELVRFATIGDTAVPRVALEDIEIGGSVIRKGDGILCLGLAANRDPEVFPEPEKLDITRGSRKHLGFGHGVHHCIGADLARLELEIVWSKLFQRIPTLQLAKTFLEIPRKEGAVIYGLWELPVTW, from the coding sequence GTGACAACCAGTGCTACGGAGCCGGGCACCGCCGAGGCGGAGACCAGCACCTTCCCCTACAAACGGCAGTGCCCCTTCACTCCTCCGAAGGAGTACGCGGAGATCGTCGAGAAGGACGTCTCCCAGGTCACGCTGTCCGGATCCGGCCTCCGCATCTGGACGGTCGCGGGCTACGAGACGATCCGGCAGCTGCTGACGGACCCCCGGGTCAGCGCCTCGCGCCGGCACGACAACTTCCCCTTCTACTTCATCGCCCCGCCGGAGTACCGCACCGAGACGTCCTTCATCGGCTACGACGGCAAGGCGCACAGCGACACCCGCCGCAAGGCCGCCCTGACGTTCACCAGCCGCCAGGTGCGACGGCTGCGGCCCCGGATCGAGGAGATCGTCGACGACCACCTCGACAAGCTGCTGGCCATGGAGCCCGGGGTGGACTTCCACCACGCGTTCTCGCTGCCGGTGCCGATGACCGTCATCTGCGAGCTGCTGGGCATTCCGCAGGACCGGCACGAGTTCTTCATCAAGCACGGCACGGCACTGCTCGGCGGGCACAGCTCCACCGAGGAGCGCCAGGCCGCGATCGTCGAGGTGAACGCGTACGTCAGCGACCTCATCCAGCTGAAGAAGCGGGAGCCGGGCGAGGACCTGCTCAGTCGTGCGATGGCCGACTACGAGGCGTCCGGCGAGGAGTACACCGACCGCGACCTGTTCAACATGGTCCGGCTCCTGATGAACGGCGGCCACGAGACCACCGCCAGCCAGATCTCGCTCGGCACCGCCTGCCTGCTGGAGAACCCCGACCAGTTGAAGCTCCTGCTGGACGACCCCTCGCTCGTCAAGCCGGCCGTCGAGGAGCTGGTGCGGTTCGCGACCATCGGCGACACCGCGGTGCCCCGGGTCGCCCTGGAGGACATCGAGATCGGCGGCTCGGTCATCCGCAAGGGCGACGGCATCCTCTGCCTCGGTCTCGCCGCGAACCGGGACCCCGAGGTGTTCCCCGAGCCGGAGAAGCTCGACATCACGCGCGGCAGCCGCAAGCACCTGGGCTTCGGGCACGGCGTGCACCACTGCATCGGCGCGGACCTCGCCCGTCTGGAGCTGGAGATCGTGTGGAGCAAGCTGTTCCAGCGCATCCCGACGCTGCAGCTCGCCAAGACCTTCCTGGAGATACCCCGTAAGGAGGGCGCGGTGATCTACGGGCTGTGGGAGCTGCCGGTCACGTGGTGA
- a CDS encoding CaiB/BaiF CoA transferase family protein, protein MGIAASEGRSVATGPLSGLRVVELAAIGPAPFACMVLADLGAEVIRIDRADGRRSFEQWHQVLDRGRHRIALDLKSPDDVAELLSLLESSDILVEGFRPGVAERLGIGPEVCLDRNPALVYARMTGWGQEGPLARTPGHDINYLAISGALYAIGEAGGPPVVPVNFLGDFAGGSMFLVAGVLAAVYERQRTGLGQVVDAAIVDGAGAMLGMLVGMEAAGQWRHERGVNLLDGGAPFYTTYACADGGYVAVGALEERFYAALLHGIGLAGAALPDRDEPHNWPALHREFASRFITGDRDHWAQLFEGTEACVTPVLSAAEAASHPHHLARGSGPAAVAPRFSRTPVEFH, encoded by the coding sequence ATGGGCATTGCAGCGAGTGAGGGCCGGTCCGTCGCGACCGGGCCCCTGAGCGGGCTGAGAGTGGTCGAACTGGCGGCGATCGGGCCGGCGCCCTTCGCCTGCATGGTGCTGGCCGACCTGGGCGCCGAAGTGATCCGGATCGACCGGGCCGACGGCCGCCGCTCCTTCGAGCAGTGGCACCAGGTCCTGGACCGCGGACGCCACCGCATCGCACTGGACCTGAAGAGCCCCGACGACGTCGCGGAGCTCCTGAGCCTCCTCGAGAGCTCCGACATCCTGGTCGAGGGCTTCAGGCCGGGGGTGGCCGAACGGCTCGGTATCGGACCCGAGGTGTGCCTGGACCGCAATCCCGCCCTCGTCTACGCCCGGATGACGGGCTGGGGGCAGGAGGGGCCGCTCGCCAGGACCCCCGGACACGACATCAACTACCTGGCGATCAGCGGCGCGTTGTACGCGATCGGCGAAGCCGGCGGGCCGCCCGTCGTCCCGGTGAACTTCCTGGGGGACTTCGCGGGCGGCTCGATGTTCCTGGTCGCCGGGGTCCTCGCGGCCGTGTACGAGCGGCAGCGGACCGGCCTGGGGCAGGTCGTCGACGCAGCGATCGTGGACGGTGCCGGGGCGATGCTCGGCATGCTGGTCGGCATGGAGGCGGCCGGCCAGTGGCGGCACGAGCGCGGCGTGAACCTGCTGGACGGCGGAGCGCCGTTCTACACCACCTACGCGTGCGCCGACGGCGGCTACGTGGCCGTCGGCGCCCTGGAGGAACGCTTCTACGCCGCGCTGCTGCACGGCATCGGGCTGGCGGGCGCGGCCCTGCCCGACCGGGACGAACCGCACAACTGGCCGGCGCTGCACCGGGAGTTCGCGAGTCGCTTCATCACCGGGGACCGGGATCACTGGGCGCAGCTGTTCGAAGGCACCGAGGCCTGTGTCACGCCGGTGCTGAGTGCCGCGGAGGCGGCATCTCACCCGCACCACCTGGCACGCGGAAGCGGTCCTGCCGCAGTGGCCCCGCGGTTCAGCCGCACTCCAGTGGAATTCCACTGA
- a CDS encoding MFS transporter, which produces MAISSEQAPSTETEVARDETAADKRTGAAPPDPKRWMALLVLLVAAFMDMLDGTIANVAAPAIQQGIGGGYSIIQWVLVGYQLSFALMLILGGRLGDIYGRRRMFLLGVAGFTLASLGAGIAQEPWQLVASRMIQGAFAGVMVPQILAIIHVTFSAKERAGAFAMYGGVAGVAAAVGMGAGGPLAEWDLFGLGWRLIFLINIPVGILGLIYAPRVLRESKAPHALKLDVRGVVLATAGLLLLIFPLLQGRELGWPLWGFVSMAASVPVLVGFILWQKKKTLLDGSPLVELALFRIRSFSSGLGVNLAFYIGIGMFNIGWTVYMQVGLGWSPMRSGLTSLPFCIGAFLTSSAAMVVLVPKFGRKVLQSGAVVTVAGALAFLWAAGEYGSGISSWQLVVPMLLIGLGFGLIAAPLPQIVISEVPQKDAGSASGIVHTNAQLGFAVGGALVSVVFFAGLVGNTGTAIDDQSAELRRELVATAGLTPGDADTTVAAYRTCAVDRVEEKDPAVVPESCAVPALQNQQAAPVLAGYAKDATGTSFAGSLQTTLWVFGGVVVLAFLLMLAIPRQMRLEAPEDEEEAGKAPEAAPAS; this is translated from the coding sequence ATGGCTATTTCCTCCGAGCAGGCTCCGTCCACGGAGACGGAGGTGGCAAGGGACGAGACGGCTGCGGACAAGCGAACCGGTGCGGCGCCGCCCGACCCGAAGCGCTGGATGGCCCTGCTGGTTCTGCTCGTCGCCGCCTTCATGGACATGCTGGACGGCACCATCGCGAACGTGGCGGCCCCGGCCATCCAGCAAGGCATCGGAGGCGGCTACTCCATCATCCAGTGGGTGCTGGTGGGCTATCAGCTCAGCTTCGCGCTGATGCTGATCCTCGGCGGCAGGCTGGGTGACATCTACGGCCGCAGGCGGATGTTCCTCCTCGGCGTCGCCGGCTTCACGCTGGCATCGCTGGGAGCCGGAATCGCCCAGGAGCCCTGGCAGCTGGTCGCGTCCCGCATGATCCAGGGCGCCTTCGCCGGAGTCATGGTTCCGCAGATCCTCGCCATCATCCACGTCACCTTCTCCGCCAAGGAGCGGGCCGGCGCCTTCGCCATGTACGGCGGTGTGGCCGGTGTGGCCGCCGCGGTCGGCATGGGAGCGGGCGGACCACTGGCCGAGTGGGACCTCTTCGGCCTCGGCTGGCGTCTGATCTTCCTCATCAACATCCCGGTCGGCATCCTCGGGCTGATCTACGCCCCGCGCGTGCTCCGTGAGTCCAAGGCACCGCACGCCCTGAAGCTCGACGTCAGGGGCGTCGTCCTCGCCACCGCCGGTCTGCTCCTGCTGATCTTCCCGCTGCTCCAGGGCCGCGAACTGGGCTGGCCGCTGTGGGGCTTCGTGTCGATGGCCGCGTCGGTGCCGGTGCTCGTCGGCTTCATCCTGTGGCAGAAGAAGAAGACCCTCCTGGACGGCTCACCGCTCGTGGAGCTGGCGCTGTTCCGTATCCGCAGCTTCTCCTCCGGGCTCGGCGTGAACCTCGCCTTCTACATCGGCATCGGCATGTTCAACATCGGCTGGACCGTCTACATGCAGGTCGGCCTCGGCTGGTCGCCGATGCGCTCGGGGCTCACGAGCCTCCCGTTCTGCATCGGCGCCTTCCTCACCTCCTCGGCGGCCATGGTCGTCCTGGTGCCGAAGTTCGGTCGCAAGGTGCTGCAGTCCGGTGCGGTCGTCACCGTGGCCGGCGCGCTGGCCTTCCTGTGGGCGGCAGGCGAGTACGGCAGCGGCATCAGCTCCTGGCAGCTCGTGGTGCCGATGCTGCTGATCGGTCTCGGCTTCGGTCTCATCGCGGCCCCGCTGCCGCAGATCGTGATCTCCGAGGTGCCGCAGAAGGACGCGGGCTCCGCCTCCGGCATCGTCCACACCAACGCCCAGCTCGGCTTCGCCGTCGGCGGCGCCCTGGTCAGCGTCGTCTTCTTCGCCGGACTGGTGGGCAACACCGGAACGGCGATCGACGACCAGTCCGCTGAACTGCGCAGGGAACTCGTCGCCACCGCCGGGCTCACCCCGGGGGATGCGGACACCACCGTCGCGGCCTACCGGACATGCGCGGTCGACCGGGTCGAGGAGAAGGACCCGGCTGTCGTCCCGGAGAGCTGCGCCGTCCCCGCGCTCCAGAACCAGCAGGCGGCCCCGGTCCTGGCCGGCTACGCCAAGGACGCCACCGGAACCTCCTTCGCCGGCAGCCTGCAGACCACCCTGTGGGTCTTCGGCGGAGTCGTCGTCCTCGCCTTCCTCCTGATGCTCGCGATTCCGCGGCAGATGAGGCTGGAAGCCCCCGAGGACGAGGAGGAGGCCGGCAAGGCCCCCGAGGCCGCCCCGGCTTCCTGA
- the cimA gene encoding citramalate synthase: protein MAEQSFQLYDTTLRDGTQQEGMVLTVEDKLAVARRLDDLGVGFIEGGWPGAVPKDTEFFRRARTELRLKHAELAAFGATRRPGVPASLDPQVRALLEAETPVVTLVAKSHTGHVRNALRTTLAENLAMISGTVRHLVHAGRRVFVDAEHYFDGYLLNREYALAVVRAAAEAGAETVVLCDTNGGSLPDEVGAVVGETLALTGVPLGIHCHNDTGCAVASTMAAIDAGAVQAQGTAHGYGERCGNADLFTVIANLVLKRGREVVPLEKLRELAATGRAVTELTQVPGSAAAPYIGGSAFTHKAGLHASALRVDPDLYQHTTPEFVGNTMRTLVSDMGGRSSVELKARELGYDLEAGSDEVARAAARVKELENGGYSFESADASFALLLREELAGGRGPVPFEVESWSVGVSGTSGGEVSTEATVRLVVQGRAVTATGRGNGPVNALDTALHTALDPCFPALARLELVDYRVRVLSGETGSGAAARVLISYRDGQRHWGTVGVDGNTTAASWQALLDAVHYVLLDGPPGRVDDAPPLAAATG from the coding sequence ATGGCCGAGCAGAGCTTCCAGCTCTACGACACGACCCTGCGCGACGGCACCCAGCAGGAAGGCATGGTGCTGACGGTCGAGGACAAGCTCGCCGTCGCACGCCGGCTCGACGACCTCGGGGTCGGATTCATCGAGGGCGGCTGGCCGGGCGCCGTGCCCAAGGACACCGAGTTCTTCCGCCGGGCCCGGACCGAGCTCCGCCTGAAGCACGCCGAGCTCGCCGCCTTCGGCGCCACCCGGCGGCCCGGGGTGCCCGCCTCCCTCGACCCGCAGGTCCGTGCCCTGCTGGAGGCCGAGACCCCGGTGGTGACCCTCGTGGCCAAGAGCCACACCGGTCATGTGCGCAACGCCCTGCGCACCACCCTCGCCGAGAACCTGGCCATGATCAGCGGCACCGTACGCCACCTCGTGCACGCGGGCCGGCGGGTGTTCGTCGACGCCGAGCACTACTTCGACGGCTACCTGCTCAACCGCGAGTACGCGCTCGCGGTCGTGCGGGCGGCGGCCGAGGCCGGCGCCGAGACCGTCGTCCTGTGCGACACCAACGGGGGCTCGCTGCCCGACGAGGTGGGCGCCGTGGTCGGCGAGACCCTCGCGCTGACGGGCGTGCCGCTCGGCATCCACTGCCACAACGACACCGGCTGCGCCGTCGCCAGCACCATGGCGGCGATCGACGCGGGAGCCGTCCAGGCGCAGGGCACCGCCCACGGCTACGGCGAACGCTGCGGCAACGCCGACCTGTTCACCGTGATCGCGAACCTGGTGCTCAAGCGCGGCCGGGAGGTCGTCCCGCTGGAGAAGCTGCGCGAGCTGGCGGCGACCGGGCGGGCCGTCACCGAACTGACCCAGGTGCCGGGCAGCGCCGCCGCACCGTACATCGGCGGCTCGGCCTTCACGCACAAGGCCGGCCTGCACGCGTCCGCGCTGCGCGTCGACCCCGACCTCTACCAGCACACCACGCCGGAGTTCGTCGGCAACACGATGCGCACCCTCGTCTCCGACATGGGCGGCCGCTCGTCGGTCGAGCTGAAGGCACGGGAGCTCGGTTACGACCTCGAAGCGGGCTCCGACGAGGTGGCCCGCGCCGCCGCGCGGGTGAAGGAACTGGAGAACGGCGGCTACAGCTTCGAGTCCGCCGACGCGTCCTTCGCCCTCCTGCTGCGCGAGGAACTGGCCGGCGGCCGGGGCCCCGTGCCCTTCGAGGTCGAGTCGTGGTCCGTCGGCGTCTCCGGCACCAGCGGCGGGGAGGTCAGCACCGAGGCCACCGTACGACTCGTGGTGCAGGGCCGTGCCGTCACCGCCACCGGCCGCGGCAACGGTCCCGTCAACGCCCTCGACACGGCCCTGCACACCGCCCTCGACCCCTGCTTCCCCGCCCTCGCCCGGCTCGAACTCGTCGACTACCGGGTGCGGGTGCTCAGCGGGGAGACCGGGAGCGGGGCCGCGGCCCGGGTGCTCATCTCCTACCGGGACGGGCAGCGCCACTGGGGCACCGTCGGCGTGGACGGCAACACCACGGCGGCCAGCTGGCAGGCCCTCCTCGACGCCGTCCACTACGTCCTGCTCGACGGGCCGCCCGGACGGGTCGACGACGCCCCGCCCCTGGCCGCCGCCACGGGCTGA
- a CDS encoding ketoacyl-ACP synthase III family protein: MRLEDVYIRGTSTRLPSRIAVADAVASGACPPRVAAATGMESVAYSPDESAAEMAVAAARTALERSGSLGGDVGLLLHADTYHQGQDLWPVASYIQREALGNTCQAIEIRQMSNGGLAALDLATAYLTAGHGHGDALLTTADRFCAPGIDRWNTDPGTPYADGATALVLSRRGGFARLVSLALYADPELEPLHRGDDPFTTAPFGHRIPVDFEAAKRAFVGRAGISYAITRAHSGQQTVIKQALADAGSELADADWVVLPHFGRRRLDSIYHKPFGIDPDRTTWEWNRTVGHLGAGDQFAGLDHLTASGRARPGDRIVLVSVGAGYSWGCAVVDVLEPPGGAA; this comes from the coding sequence GTGCGCCTGGAAGACGTCTACATACGGGGGACCTCCACCCGGCTCCCCTCCCGCATCGCGGTCGCCGACGCGGTCGCCTCCGGGGCCTGCCCGCCCCGGGTGGCCGCGGCGACCGGCATGGAGTCGGTGGCGTACTCGCCGGACGAATCCGCCGCGGAGATGGCCGTGGCCGCCGCCAGGACCGCGCTGGAGCGGTCCGGCAGCCTCGGCGGTGACGTCGGTCTGCTGCTGCACGCGGACACCTACCACCAGGGCCAGGACCTGTGGCCCGTCGCCTCCTACATCCAGCGCGAGGCGCTCGGCAACACCTGCCAGGCCATCGAGATCCGGCAGATGTCCAACGGCGGGCTCGCCGCCCTGGACCTGGCCACCGCCTACCTCACGGCGGGCCACGGCCACGGCGACGCCCTCCTCACCACCGCCGACCGGTTCTGCGCCCCCGGCATCGACCGCTGGAACACCGACCCGGGCACGCCGTACGCCGACGGCGCCACCGCGCTCGTCCTCTCCCGGCGCGGCGGCTTCGCCCGGCTGGTCTCGCTCGCGCTGTACGCGGACCCCGAGCTGGAGCCGCTGCACCGCGGCGACGACCCGTTCACCACGGCCCCGTTCGGTCACCGGATTCCCGTCGACTTCGAGGCCGCCAAGCGCGCCTTCGTCGGCCGGGCCGGGATCTCGTACGCCATCACCCGCGCCCACAGCGGCCAGCAGACCGTCATCAAGCAGGCCCTGGCCGACGCCGGGTCCGAACTCGCCGACGCCGACTGGGTGGTGCTACCGCACTTCGGCCGCCGCCGGCTCGACTCGATCTACCACAAACCGTTCGGCATCGACCCGGACCGCACCACCTGGGAGTGGAACCGGACCGTCGGACACCTGGGCGCCGGCGACCAGTTCGCGGGCCTGGACCACCTCACGGCCTCCGGCCGGGCCAGGCCCGGCGACCGGATCGTCCTGGTCAGCGTGGGCGCCGGCTACAGCTGGGGCTGCGCCGTCGTCGACGTACTCGAACCCCCCGGCGGGGCCGCCTGA